In the genome of Desulfomonile tiedjei, one region contains:
- a CDS encoding GHKL domain-containing protein encodes MAGVANRPGGYDKELVEFLQPYVNACAKVIEAYRSENRRLQAEKQLAQAHADLEGKVLERTAELGLANDRLALEVQERKSAEQAVTSERQRLYNVLETLPVYVCLLDSDYRMPFANRYFRETFGESHGRRCHDFLFDRTEPCEICETYTVMKTRAPHHWYWTGPNGRDYDIYDFPFIDTDGSFLILEMGMDITERKQAEDALKQTLADLTRTNADLEQFAYVASHDLQEPLRNVASCLQLLEKKCGDKLDADAIQYISYAVEGAVRMKALIQDLLSYSRVGTRGKPLGPTDCELILAHAVRNLNPAISEARAVITHDPLPTITADDTQLLQVFQNLIANAVKFRTDQPPQVHVSAVKAKNEWIFSVKDNGIGIDSRHFDRIYVIFQRLNKRNQYDGTGIGLAIVKKVVERHRGQVWVESQLGTGTTFYFTIPENGIQIG; translated from the coding sequence ATGGCCGGAGTCGCCAATCGTCCCGGCGGCTACGACAAAGAACTCGTGGAATTCCTTCAGCCATATGTGAACGCCTGCGCCAAAGTCATCGAAGCGTACAGGAGCGAAAACCGACGGCTACAGGCCGAGAAGCAACTGGCCCAAGCTCATGCGGACCTCGAAGGAAAGGTTTTGGAACGAACTGCCGAACTTGGATTAGCAAACGACCGATTGGCTCTTGAGGTTCAGGAACGCAAGAGCGCGGAGCAGGCTGTGACGTCCGAACGACAGCGGTTATACAATGTCTTGGAGACACTACCAGTTTACGTCTGCCTGCTCGATTCGGACTACCGCATGCCGTTTGCAAACCGGTATTTCCGGGAGACCTTCGGGGAATCGCATGGGCGCCGCTGCCATGATTTCCTATTCGACCGGACAGAGCCCTGCGAAATTTGTGAGACTTACACCGTCATGAAAACCCGGGCGCCGCACCACTGGTACTGGACCGGTCCAAACGGGAGAGACTACGATATTTATGATTTTCCCTTCATCGATACCGACGGGTCGTTCCTCATCCTTGAAATGGGCATGGACATCACGGAGCGCAAACAGGCGGAAGATGCCCTGAAACAGACCCTTGCCGATCTGACCAGAACGAATGCCGACCTGGAGCAGTTCGCTTATGTGGCCTCGCACGATTTGCAGGAGCCGTTGAGAAATGTCGCCAGTTGCCTTCAGCTTCTTGAAAAGAAATGCGGTGATAAACTCGACGCGGACGCCATCCAATACATCAGTTATGCGGTGGAAGGCGCGGTACGGATGAAGGCACTCATTCAGGATCTGCTGTCATATTCCCGTGTCGGGACGAGAGGAAAACCGCTCGGTCCGACCGATTGTGAACTGATTCTGGCCCATGCGGTGAGAAATCTGAACCCCGCCATATCCGAAGCGAGGGCCGTAATTACTCACGATCCCCTCCCCACGATTACCGCCGATGACACTCAACTCTTGCAGGTGTTTCAGAATTTGATCGCAAACGCTGTTAAATTCCGGACGGACCAACCTCCTCAGGTTCATGTGTCCGCTGTAAAGGCCAAGAACGAATGGATTTTTTCCGTCAAGGACAACGGCATCGGGATTGATTCACGCCACTTCGATCGGATCTACGTGATCTTTCAGCGGCTGAACAAGAGGAACCAATATGACGGTACCGGCATCGGTCTGGCAATAGTGAAGAAGGTTGTGGAACGTCATCGGGGACAGGTGTGGGTGGAATCCCAATTGGGGACAGGTACAACTTTTTATTTCACGATACCCGAAAACGGGATTCAAATAGGATGA
- a CDS encoding response regulator produces MKIQPVEILLVEDNPVDVMMTREAFTSGRVCNNLHVAEDGEEAMDFLYRRGKYSSAPSPEIILLDLNLPRKDGREVLAEIKADPSLRHIPVIILTTSADETDIWKSYELQANCFITKPVNLEQFTQALECVGDFWFTLVKLPAPPKP; encoded by the coding sequence ATGAAGATACAACCCGTGGAAATTCTGTTGGTGGAAGACAACCCGGTCGATGTGATGATGACCAGAGAAGCCTTTACCAGCGGGAGGGTGTGCAACAACCTGCATGTGGCCGAAGACGGCGAAGAAGCCATGGATTTTCTGTACCGGCGGGGCAAATATTCGTCTGCACCTTCTCCGGAAATCATACTCTTGGATTTGAACCTGCCCCGGAAAGATGGACGGGAGGTTTTGGCCGAGATCAAAGCAGATCCGTCGCTGCGGCACATTCCGGTCATCATACTTACGACTTCGGCGGACGAAACGGACATTTGGAAGAGTTACGAGTTGCAGGCCAACTGTTTCATTACCAAACCGGTAAATCTGGAACAATTTACCCAGGCTCTGGAATGTGTGGGAGACTTCTGGTTCACTCTGGTAAAACTTCCGGCGCCTCCGAAACCCTAA
- a CDS encoding PAS domain S-box protein encodes MVEKRESKLGLLTLRSEIVLGIVVSSVIILTFVILVDTFGIPFTSFKGSYGNEKADALRLLSLVADSKKERLETWLNDAKGDTTVLAERNAVRLSGMKSQQREGNESHKQPGSDLVPQEAIQHEDHPVVAKLFSDFVTTYQRYSKIQMVDGETGRVLVSSKQDEQGKTVGSLQSFQNALKSRDQVNVTVEIGPLEHRTFVVLSKIVRYDDPRREQNVAAPPVILLYVDMEKLLRPMLYVGEGMGKSGEILLVSQDTKALMSLKYPLADGSVAKVLDYRIAALPARLAAQGQEGTIETDDYRGMPVIACCRFIRISEDQGWGMVVKQDRSEIFAPLRSRILYTSIIGIVGICFAGILARAIGRRISEPIDSLSETAREVAAGNSKIGAAIYGPPEIRSLAQTFNTMVDRLRGWYDALEMEVELRTAQLAKLNDDLRTEIEMRKKVELGLKASEQRYRFLYEKTPVPLHSVNESLEIIYVSDYWLDLLGYTREEVIGRSPLDFFAGESRLQAEAASIPAAWEKGIAQDVSFQMVKKDGEVIDVLFSTIAQHDPDGKFIQSLAAFYDVTALRSAEEALKKAHDELELRVRERTADLENTNLELSVQIEQRKRIEGQLRSALVDLSLSNKELSQFAYVSSHDLQEPLRNVAHCAQMLERKYGNRLGPEGNQIIQYAVEASKRSIQLIHDLLNYSRVGTRGMPLEPVEVEEILALCLSDLRVQIEESGATIFYDSLPGIVADRIQIRLLFQNLLSNAMKFRGSDPPRIHISSDRTEGFWRFCVKDNGIGIKEEYFDRIFVIFQRLHSTEKYPGTGIGLAIAKKIVERHGGKIWVRSVVGEGSTFCFTIPTGGVPVRRESHSESEESDHKES; translated from the coding sequence TTGGTTGAAAAACGCGAAAGTAAACTGGGCCTTTTGACCCTGCGTTCGGAAATAGTACTGGGAATTGTTGTTTCATCGGTGATAATCCTCACGTTCGTGATTCTGGTTGATACCTTCGGAATTCCTTTCACATCTTTCAAAGGTTCTTACGGAAACGAGAAAGCAGATGCTCTGAGACTGTTGAGCCTGGTTGCGGATTCCAAGAAGGAACGCCTGGAAACCTGGTTAAATGACGCCAAAGGAGACACTACAGTCCTTGCGGAACGCAACGCGGTTAGATTATCGGGAATGAAATCGCAACAGAGGGAGGGGAATGAGTCCCACAAACAGCCGGGAAGCGACCTTGTCCCGCAGGAGGCGATTCAACACGAAGATCATCCAGTTGTGGCCAAGCTTTTCAGTGATTTTGTCACGACGTATCAGCGTTACAGCAAAATCCAGATGGTTGACGGCGAAACGGGCAGAGTACTTGTCAGCTCAAAACAGGACGAGCAAGGCAAAACAGTGGGCAGTTTGCAGTCCTTTCAAAACGCGCTGAAAAGCCGCGACCAAGTGAACGTGACTGTGGAAATAGGTCCTCTCGAACACCGGACTTTCGTGGTGCTATCAAAGATCGTTCGGTATGACGATCCTCGGCGTGAACAGAATGTCGCTGCTCCCCCTGTAATTCTCCTATATGTCGACATGGAGAAGCTCTTGCGACCCATGCTGTACGTTGGGGAGGGGATGGGTAAGAGCGGCGAGATTCTGCTGGTTTCGCAGGACACAAAGGCGTTGATGTCTCTTAAGTATCCCTTGGCGGACGGCAGTGTCGCCAAGGTACTCGACTATCGGATTGCTGCGCTGCCCGCACGACTGGCCGCTCAGGGGCAAGAAGGAACGATTGAAACCGACGACTATCGAGGGATGCCGGTCATAGCTTGCTGTCGGTTCATTCGAATATCCGAAGACCAGGGGTGGGGAATGGTCGTGAAACAGGATAGGTCGGAGATCTTCGCTCCGCTTCGGTCACGGATTCTGTATACCTCGATTATTGGCATTGTCGGGATTTGCTTCGCGGGAATATTGGCCAGAGCAATCGGGAGAAGAATCTCCGAACCCATTGACAGCCTCAGCGAAACGGCTCGAGAAGTTGCGGCGGGCAACTCCAAAATAGGGGCCGCGATTTATGGTCCTCCGGAAATAAGGTCTCTCGCGCAGACTTTCAACACCATGGTTGATCGCCTTCGGGGCTGGTACGACGCGCTTGAAATGGAGGTAGAGTTACGCACCGCTCAGCTTGCAAAATTGAATGACGATCTGAGAACAGAAATAGAGATGAGGAAAAAGGTGGAACTGGGGCTAAAGGCAAGTGAGCAACGTTACCGATTTCTGTATGAGAAAACGCCCGTCCCCCTGCATTCTGTCAACGAATCACTGGAAATCATTTATGTGAGCGACTATTGGCTGGACCTTCTCGGATACACACGGGAGGAAGTCATCGGCCGTTCGCCGCTGGATTTCTTTGCAGGTGAATCAAGACTGCAAGCTGAAGCGGCAAGCATCCCTGCAGCTTGGGAAAAAGGTATTGCGCAAGACGTTTCGTTTCAGATGGTCAAGAAAGACGGTGAAGTAATTGACGTTTTGTTTTCCACCATTGCGCAACACGATCCCGATGGTAAGTTCATACAATCGTTGGCCGCGTTCTACGACGTAACCGCTTTGAGGAGCGCCGAAGAAGCTCTGAAAAAGGCTCACGATGAGCTTGAGCTTCGCGTTCGCGAGCGTACCGCAGATTTGGAAAACACGAATTTGGAACTGTCCGTCCAAATAGAGCAACGAAAAAGGATCGAGGGGCAACTTAGGTCGGCGTTGGTTGATCTGAGCCTCTCAAACAAAGAACTCAGCCAATTTGCATACGTGTCGTCCCATGATTTGCAGGAGCCTTTGCGCAATGTCGCACATTGCGCTCAGATGCTCGAACGCAAATATGGCAACCGGTTGGGGCCCGAGGGCAATCAGATCATTCAATACGCGGTAGAGGCCTCAAAGCGCTCTATACAACTCATACATGATCTTCTGAACTACTCGCGGGTCGGCACTCGGGGAATGCCCTTGGAGCCCGTGGAGGTGGAGGAAATCCTCGCCCTCTGCTTGTCGGACCTGAGGGTTCAGATCGAAGAGAGTGGAGCGACAATATTCTACGATTCACTTCCCGGCATTGTGGCCGACAGGATCCAGATTCGCCTTTTATTTCAAAACCTTTTATCCAACGCAATGAAGTTCAGAGGAAGCGATCCGCCTAGGATTCACATTTCCTCTGATCGGACGGAAGGGTTTTGGAGGTTTTGCGTAAAAGACAATGGCATCGGCATAAAAGAAGAATATTTTGATCGCATTTTCGTGATCTTCCAGCGTTTGCACAGTACGGAAAAATATCCCGGGACCGGCATCGGTCTGGCCATTGCCAAGAAAATCGTTGAACGGCACGGCGGAAAAATCTGGGTGCGGTCTGTTGTCGGTGAGGGATCTACGTTTTGCTTCACAATTCCAACCGGAGGGGTTCCGGTCAGGCGAGAATCTCATTCCGAATCCGAGGAATCGGACCATAAAGAATCCTGA
- a CDS encoding cytochrome P460 family protein: protein MNRQLVFVLILCFVAGQMATTLAQEVKQPVDYPEGYRLWTHVKSMIVQEGNEAYRFAGGIHHIYANKEALEALQNGTPYADGASLVFDLLLVENNKDHTVTEGPRKLVGVMVKDSKKFAHTGGWGFAVFQNDTRDQVPVDAKTCFKCHEPHKGTGYVISKYRK from the coding sequence ATGAATAGACAATTGGTTTTCGTTCTGATCTTGTGCTTTGTTGCCGGTCAAATGGCCACCACGTTGGCTCAGGAAGTGAAACAGCCGGTTGATTACCCGGAAGGCTACCGTCTATGGACTCATGTCAAGTCCATGATCGTGCAGGAAGGCAACGAGGCCTACAGATTTGCAGGAGGCATTCACCACATCTATGCCAATAAAGAGGCGCTGGAAGCATTACAAAACGGCACACCCTATGCCGACGGAGCATCTCTCGTCTTCGATTTGTTGCTCGTGGAGAATAACAAGGACCATACGGTGACCGAGGGTCCTCGAAAGCTCGTGGGCGTCATGGTCAAGGATTCCAAAAAGTTCGCCCACACCGGAGGATGGGGATTTGCGGTATTTCAAAACGATACGAGGGATCAAGTCCCCGTTGACGCCAAAACTTGTTTCAAGTGCCACGAACCGCACAAAGGAACCGGCTACGTGATAAGCAAATACCGCAAGTAA
- a CDS encoding ABC transporter permease, with product MISPLDGVKIAGSALKVNVMRSLLTMLGIVIGVGAVIVMVAVGAGAREMIGEQIRSIGSNLILVIPGALQPGGVRLGSGSVHTLRSSDADAIAKDCTAVKFTAPNWGDVTQVVYGNKNWRTRVVGTNENNFLIREWPIGYGRMFTREEEKRAAKVAVVGLTVIENLFGTVYPLGKVIRIKSVPFTIIGVLERKGQSPRGDDQDDSIYIPLKTAQYRLFGTPFPDEVHAIMVQTSDISLIPLAQKQIDDLLTRRHKIGRNQEKDFTVRNLTEILETAQKSLNIMTTLLGAIAAISLLVGGIGIMNIMLVSVTERTREIGIRMAVGARSADILSQFLIEAVVLTISGGFIGTVLGILGAFIFARTSGWPAAIDFFTVAVAILFSGAVGVFFGFYPAFKASRLHPIDALRHE from the coding sequence ATGATCAGTCCTCTGGACGGTGTAAAGATTGCCGGCAGCGCTTTGAAGGTGAACGTCATGCGTTCCCTTCTCACTATGCTGGGCATTGTTATCGGGGTTGGAGCGGTTATTGTAATGGTGGCCGTAGGAGCTGGCGCACGGGAGATGATAGGGGAGCAGATTCGTTCCATAGGCAGCAATCTGATTCTCGTCATTCCCGGTGCGCTTCAGCCGGGCGGAGTTCGTCTTGGGTCGGGTTCCGTCCACACGCTTAGATCTTCCGACGCGGATGCGATAGCAAAAGACTGCACGGCCGTGAAATTTACCGCTCCAAACTGGGGAGACGTTACTCAAGTAGTCTATGGAAACAAGAACTGGAGGACCCGCGTAGTCGGCACAAACGAGAACAATTTTCTAATTCGGGAATGGCCGATCGGTTACGGCCGAATGTTCACACGTGAAGAAGAAAAGCGAGCTGCCAAGGTTGCCGTGGTAGGCCTGACGGTCATTGAAAACCTCTTTGGGACTGTGTACCCCTTGGGGAAGGTAATCAGGATCAAGAGCGTTCCATTTACCATAATTGGAGTCCTCGAACGCAAGGGCCAATCTCCGCGGGGAGACGATCAGGACGACTCCATATACATCCCGCTCAAAACAGCCCAATATAGGCTTTTCGGCACACCGTTCCCCGATGAAGTCCACGCCATTATGGTTCAGACAAGCGACATATCTCTTATTCCGTTGGCCCAAAAGCAGATTGACGATCTCCTGACACGGCGTCACAAGATCGGCCGGAATCAGGAGAAGGATTTCACAGTACGAAATCTGACAGAGATCCTGGAAACAGCCCAAAAGAGCCTCAACATAATGACCACGTTGCTCGGGGCAATAGCCGCAATTTCGCTGCTGGTCGGCGGCATCGGAATCATGAATATTATGCTCGTCTCCGTGACCGAGCGGACGCGTGAAATAGGCATCCGGATGGCCGTAGGAGCCAGGTCGGCCGACATACTTTCGCAGTTCCTGATTGAAGCGGTGGTCCTGACGATCAGCGGCGGTTTCATTGGCACAGTACTTGGCATATTGGGCGCGTTCATTTTTGCGCGAACGAGCGGCTGGCCGGCAGCAATTGATTTCTTTACCGTCGCGGTCGCAATCCTTTTCTCAGGCGCGGTGGGAGTGTTCTTCGGCTTCTATCCGGCTTTCAAGGCTTCCCGTCTGCATCCAATCGATGCTTTGAGACATGAATGA
- a CDS encoding efflux RND transporter periplasmic adaptor subunit: protein MKKIIVIVVIVLMVLGLYLILARSSDKRPEITYITVPVEKGTLKAEINSTGTIKPVVEVQVGSQVSGTIKKLYADFESVVKEDQLIALIDPDMYKAKVEQSKANLLSAKSKVLKAEVALTDTIRTLRRKQELIKSNAISQSDYDTAETNVDAARAQLEADKATVAQMEANLQEAELQLKYTRIVAPVNGVVTARNMDVGQTVTASFQTPVLFKIAEDLTRMQVYTSVDEADIGRVRAGQKATFTVPAFPDEVFNASVTQIRNDPQVQQNVVTYNVLLDVSNDELKLRPGMTTTVTILLSEVNDALMVPDQALRFSPKEGTKQSSDVAPPKQGQRRLWKLAANNQIKPFNVGVGVIGTERTQVISDKLKPGDRVVVDAVVKKKENAQASGLRFRF from the coding sequence GTGAAGAAGATCATTGTCATTGTCGTCATCGTCCTAATGGTCTTAGGGCTCTACCTTATCCTGGCTCGTTCTTCCGATAAGCGGCCGGAGATCACGTACATTACCGTACCGGTGGAAAAAGGGACTCTTAAGGCGGAAATAAATTCCACGGGGACCATCAAACCGGTGGTTGAGGTCCAGGTAGGGAGTCAGGTCTCCGGGACCATCAAGAAGCTGTACGCTGATTTTGAGTCTGTGGTCAAAGAAGACCAACTGATCGCTCTAATCGATCCCGACATGTACAAGGCCAAGGTGGAGCAGTCCAAGGCGAATCTTTTGTCCGCCAAATCCAAAGTCCTCAAAGCAGAAGTCGCTCTTACAGACACGATTCGGACTTTGCGTCGAAAGCAGGAATTGATCAAGTCCAATGCGATCAGTCAAAGCGACTACGATACTGCCGAAACCAACGTGGACGCGGCTCGCGCTCAGCTGGAAGCCGATAAGGCCACCGTAGCCCAAATGGAGGCCAATTTGCAGGAGGCTGAGCTGCAACTAAAGTACACACGTATCGTGGCTCCTGTTAACGGAGTGGTCACGGCCAGAAACATGGACGTCGGCCAGACCGTCACAGCCAGTTTCCAGACGCCTGTGCTCTTCAAGATCGCTGAAGATCTGACTCGCATGCAGGTATACACAAGCGTGGATGAGGCCGACATCGGCAGGGTCCGGGCCGGCCAGAAGGCGACTTTTACGGTGCCCGCGTTCCCGGATGAGGTCTTCAATGCCTCGGTCACGCAGATTCGTAACGACCCCCAGGTACAGCAGAATGTTGTCACGTACAACGTCCTTCTGGACGTAAGCAACGATGAGCTAAAGTTGCGTCCGGGCATGACCACGACCGTGACCATACTTCTAAGCGAAGTCAATGACGCGCTTATGGTTCCGGACCAAGCTTTGCGATTCTCTCCGAAAGAAGGGACGAAACAATCCAGCGATGTTGCTCCTCCTAAGCAAGGCCAACGCCGGCTGTGGAAACTCGCAGCCAATAATCAGATAAAGCCGTTCAATGTGGGAGTCGGTGTCATTGGAACAGAGCGGACCCAAGTGATTTCCGATAAGTTGAAGCCCGGCGATCGCGTTGTGGTCGACGCGGTGGTCAAGAAGAAAGAGAATGCTCAGGCGTCGGGTTTGCGTTTCAGATTCTAG
- a CDS encoding ABC transporter ATP-binding protein yields MIRMQGLRKIYKAGTIEVPALEEIDLTIDPGEFLSIMGPSGSGKSTLMNIMGCLDAPTSGKYYLGDEDVSELDRDQRADVRNRKIGFIFQGFNLLPRINALKNVELPLVYANDTTVLRHQTALEALELVGLTDRADHLPTQLSGGQQQRVAIARALVNNPEIILADEPTGNLDTRTSAEIMTVFRRLNRDRRITFVLVTHDPEVGDQTDRTILIRDGRIEGDKRRSVINGEGDQT; encoded by the coding sequence TTGATTCGAATGCAAGGTCTTAGGAAGATCTACAAAGCCGGGACCATTGAGGTGCCCGCGCTGGAAGAAATAGATTTGACCATAGATCCGGGCGAGTTTCTCTCCATAATGGGCCCTTCCGGATCGGGCAAGTCCACCCTCATGAACATTATGGGATGCCTGGATGCGCCGACCTCAGGCAAATATTATCTGGGCGACGAAGATGTTTCCGAGTTGGACCGGGATCAGCGGGCTGACGTTCGGAATAGGAAGATAGGGTTCATATTTCAGGGCTTCAATTTGCTTCCGAGGATAAATGCCCTCAAAAACGTGGAACTCCCCCTTGTCTACGCGAATGACACGACTGTGTTGAGGCATCAGACCGCCCTGGAAGCCTTGGAACTCGTGGGGCTCACGGATAGGGCGGACCATTTGCCTACCCAGCTTTCAGGTGGCCAGCAGCAGCGTGTGGCTATCGCCAGAGCGCTCGTCAATAACCCTGAGATCATTCTGGCCGACGAACCCACAGGCAATCTCGATACCCGCACAAGCGCCGAGATAATGACCGTTTTCAGAAGATTGAACCGCGACCGAAGGATAACTTTCGTACTGGTGACTCATGATCCGGAGGTAGGAGATCAGACGGACAGGACGATCCTGATCCGAGACGGCAGGATCGAAGGAGACAAAAGAAGGTCGGTCATCAATGGTGAAGGAGACCAAACGTGA
- a CDS encoding periplasmic heavy metal sensor, with amino-acid sequence MRKSTFVTLFAVMFIAVTALTAAAQSAPGGPPGPPAAKEVMANPGGPAGEFGRGAHFRPSLEALQKKLGLTDEQKKQARGLYTGFSDRTRKARTELLSLKDEKRTMLMSGKVDQQKLAQLDDQIVKLKSDVMRERLKMKRDRLAILTPDQIEKLADLKAHKAFRHKLGGMHRGERKGHFGD; translated from the coding sequence ATGAGAAAATCTACATTTGTGACGTTATTCGCAGTGATGTTTATTGCGGTGACCGCTTTAACCGCTGCAGCACAGAGCGCTCCCGGTGGGCCTCCCGGCCCGCCCGCGGCCAAGGAAGTCATGGCTAATCCCGGCGGCCCGGCTGGAGAATTCGGCCGCGGGGCGCATTTCAGGCCTTCCCTGGAAGCGCTGCAGAAGAAACTCGGTTTGACCGACGAACAGAAGAAACAGGCCCGGGGACTTTACACAGGCTTCAGCGATCGGACCCGCAAAGCCCGTACAGAGCTGTTGAGTCTCAAGGACGAAAAGCGGACCATGCTGATGTCCGGAAAGGTCGACCAACAGAAACTGGCGCAATTGGACGATCAAATCGTAAAACTCAAATCGGACGTAATGCGCGAGCGGTTGAAAATGAAAAGGGACCGTCTGGCTATTCTTACACCGGATCAGATTGAAAAACTGGCCGACTTGAAGGCCCACAAGGCATTCCGCCACAAACTCGGAGGAATGCACCGTGGAGAACGAAAGGGCCACTTTGGTGACTGA
- a CDS encoding PAS domain S-box protein, with protein MAIPDFPWYSGLSAEQLEKRLRDIERSKREFFAEARDGFYISTREGNFLDCNHALVRMLGYESVAEVLSLDLNKELWLNPEDRPRFQAIIEKDGFVSDYKGGFKHKSGRVVYVSLSSHVWRDEDGNIRGYRGVVVDRTAEKMMRDRLAALETRYRDLFDNMQDGVFICDRSGTVADCNQAFCDMVGYSREELLALEYYRDLFVDTDDVVTFRKRLSELGRVSNCELQIVRKDGKVRDVSMSGYIGRDADGRVISYQGMVRDITDEKRLRNQLIQSEKLSAMGRMASQLAHELNNPIYGIMNCVELAKEAIPEGHSKRRFLELAYNECRRTSGMLLKMLKFCKPDQDEKKPTQINKLLEETLLFYERQFKNLNIRVTFDPAEDLPLVVAVAGQLKQVFINMIINANAAMPSGGELTVTSELNADDIVVRIRDTGVGIPRDHLEKIFEAFFTTKTDVKGVGLGLSICYELIKNHGGSITVESEVGKGTAFSIHLPRGHMRIAEEEAEEAAAASGL; from the coding sequence ATGGCTATCCCGGATTTCCCTTGGTACAGCGGACTGAGCGCGGAGCAGCTTGAAAAGCGACTCCGGGACATCGAGCGCAGTAAGCGGGAGTTCTTTGCCGAAGCTCGAGACGGATTCTACATATCCACCAGGGAAGGAAACTTCCTGGATTGTAACCATGCACTGGTGCGGATGCTCGGATATGAAAGCGTGGCGGAAGTGCTGTCTCTGGACCTCAATAAAGAGCTATGGCTCAACCCCGAGGACAGGCCCAGGTTTCAGGCGATAATAGAGAAAGACGGGTTCGTGAGCGACTACAAAGGCGGGTTCAAGCACAAGAGCGGCCGCGTGGTTTACGTCAGCCTTTCGAGCCACGTATGGCGGGATGAGGACGGCAACATCAGAGGCTATCGGGGCGTTGTGGTGGATCGCACCGCGGAAAAAATGATGCGCGATCGACTGGCGGCTCTGGAGACCAGATACAGAGATCTCTTTGACAATATGCAGGATGGAGTGTTCATTTGTGACCGTAGCGGAACGGTTGCGGACTGCAATCAGGCCTTTTGCGATATGGTCGGGTACAGCCGGGAAGAATTGCTGGCCCTGGAGTATTACAGAGACCTTTTTGTGGACACGGACGATGTTGTGACCTTCAGGAAGCGGCTTAGCGAACTCGGGCGAGTGAGCAATTGCGAATTGCAAATCGTGCGGAAGGATGGGAAAGTTCGGGATGTTTCCATGAGCGGTTATATCGGCCGGGATGCGGATGGCCGGGTTATCAGCTATCAGGGCATGGTTAGAGACATCACGGATGAAAAACGGCTGCGCAATCAACTGATCCAGTCTGAAAAGCTCTCGGCAATGGGACGAATGGCTTCACAGCTTGCCCATGAACTTAACAACCCGATATACGGAATCATGAATTGCGTCGAACTGGCCAAAGAAGCTATTCCGGAAGGCCATAGCAAAAGACGATTCCTCGAACTGGCGTACAATGAATGCCGGCGCACTTCGGGGATGCTGCTTAAAATGCTGAAATTCTGCAAACCCGATCAAGATGAAAAGAAGCCGACGCAAATCAATAAGCTGCTCGAAGAGACCCTGCTTTTCTACGAGCGACAGTTCAAGAACCTCAACATCCGCGTCACTTTCGATCCGGCCGAGGACCTGCCTTTGGTTGTTGCCGTGGCCGGCCAATTGAAGCAGGTTTTTATAAACATGATCATCAATGCCAACGCGGCAATGCCCTCCGGGGGGGAGCTTACAGTCACCAGTGAATTGAACGCGGACGATATTGTAGTGCGTATCAGAGACACGGGCGTGGGGATCCCCCGCGACCATCTGGAAAAAATATTCGAGGCTTTCTTCACCACCAAGACGGACGTCAAGGGAGTTGGGTTGGGACTGAGCATTTGCTATGAATTGATCAAGAACCACGGGGGAAGCATAACCGTCGAGAGTGAGGTCGGCAAAGGTACGGCCTTTTCGATCCATTTGCCTCGCGGCCACATGAGAATAGCCGAAGAAGAAGCCGAGGAGGCAGCGGCTGCCAGTGGTTTGTAG